From the Manihot esculenta cultivar AM560-2 chromosome 3, M.esculenta_v8, whole genome shotgun sequence genome, one window contains:
- the LOC110611549 gene encoding uncharacterized protein LOC110611549 — protein sequence MASKSRQSSAPTSLELAAIEEQSEVVPPARAEAIPTSTDVLRESAEIIPTEGEVSEGGGEVALASEVTPAIETEAAPSGGDTSKGGAKSRPAPAAFCPKRATASDAVAQKGVAGKRAPLSEAIPVAPTSKKARETQLPTPALPPLEKGKTPVGLLSSAPDNEVLNAEEITPQSPASTVVELLRERIFGGVTEASDSHLLALTNLLACSTREQNSVDRQIEEARCEENLSATSDARGHLAVAQEHLKTLQGELSYTQDALKRVDERAAAAEVHRDEALEQLSSLVEIQRERDEAVGQRNEVWHQYKALKVDYDGA from the exons ATGGCTTCTAAATCTAGGCAGTCTTCAGCTCCGACCTCTCTAGAGCTCGCCGCTATTGAGGAACAATCTGAGGTCGTGCCGCCTGCAAGGGCTGAGGCCATTCCTACTTCCACAGATGTTCTAAGAGAGAGTGCCGAGATTATCCCAACTGAGGGTGAGGTTTCTGAGGGTGGAGGTGAAGTTGCCTTGGCGAGCGAGGTTACCCCTGCCATTGAAACCGAGGCAGCGCCCAGTGGTGGGGACACTTCTAAGGGCGGGGCCAAGTCCAGACCAGCTCCTGCTGCTTTTTGTCCCAAGAGGGCCACTGCCAGCGATGCTGTTGCTCAAAAAGGGGTTGCTGGCAAGCGAGCTCCTCTTTCGGAGGCTATACCTGTAGCTCCGACCTCAAAGAAGGCCCGCGAGACCCAACTGCCTACCCCTGCGCTCCCACCTCTGGAGAAAGGGAAAACGCCAGTGGGGCTTCTGTCCTCTGCTCCGGATAATGAGGTATTGAACGCTGAGGAGATCACCCCCCAGTCCCCTGCGAGCACTGTCGTCGAGCTGCTTCGGGAGAGGATATTTGGTGGGGTTACTGAGGCTTCGGACTCGCACCTGCTCGCTCTCACCAACCTTCTAGCCTGCTCTACTCGGGAGCAG AACTCTGTTGACCGCCAAATCGAGGAGGCTCGTTGCGAGGAAAATCTTTCGGCCACGAGTGATGCCCGGGGTCATCTTGCTGTAGCCCAGGAGCATCTGAAAACCCTCCAAGGGGAATTGTCTTATACCCAAGATGCTCTCAAGAGGgttgatgagagggcagctgcagcaGAGGTTCACCGTGACGAAGCCTTGGAGCAGCTGTCCTCCCTGGTGGAAATCCAGCGGGAGAGGGACGAGGCTGTGGGCCAAAGAAATGAGGTCTGGCATCAGTATAAGGCGCTGAAGGTAGATTATGATGGGGCTTAG